In Nerophis ophidion isolate RoL-2023_Sa linkage group LG02, RoL_Noph_v1.0, whole genome shotgun sequence, one DNA window encodes the following:
- the LOC133569822 gene encoding interferon regulatory factor 2-like isoform X2, which produces MRPAGRLRLRMWLEEQIQSGKYPGVRWLDQSEKVFQIPWKHAARHSWSIDRDATLFRSWAMHTGRYHPDKHRADPKTWKANFRCALNSLPDVCELRERSRKSGSDAFRVYKMLPIAHARKKGSVGQQAKSSSEHQQRQPWQPASTTSSCTDDASPSIQSQDTWEQDQDQAGSELLEHFSSADPTSDLTWVQRGWRSHLLWDNWDAQSHGPHQSWGCHRRAACISSFDDNFVSFHEDNFRDLWASNCSKETSDCFLHQQTLLL; this is translated from the exons ATGCGACCAGCCGGGCGCCTCAGGCTGAGGATGTGGTTGGAGGAGCAGATCCAGTCTGGGAAATATCCCGGAGTTCGCTGGCTGGACCAG TCAGAGAAAGTTTTCCAAATCCCGTGGAAACACGCAGCTCGTCACAGCTGGAGTATCGACCGAGACGCCACTCTCTTCAGGAGCTGGGCCATGCACACAG GGCGATACCATCCAGACAAACACCGAGCGGATCCAAAGACGTGGAAGGCCAACTTCCGCTGTGCCTTGAACTCTCTGCCTGACGTGTGTGAGCTGCGTGAACGCAGCAGGAAGAGCGGCAGCGACGCCTTCAGAGTCTATAAGATGCTTCCCATCGCACACGCACGCAAGAAAG GGTCGGTGGGTCAGCAGGCCAAGAGCAGCAGCGAGCATCAGCAGCGGCAACCATGGCAACCTGCAAGCACCACTTCATCCTGCACAGACGATGCATCTCCAAGCATTCAAAGCCAAG ACACGTGGGAGCAGGACCAAGACCAGGCTGGATCCGAG TTACTGGAACACTTTAGCAGTGCTGACCCGACCAGCGACCTGACTTGGGTTCAGCGAGGATGGAGGTCACACCTACTCTGGGACAACTGGGACG CTCAGTCGCACGGGCCACATCAAAGTTGGGGCTGCCATCGAAGGGCCGCATGTATCA gTTCATTTGATGATAACTTCGTCTCTTTCCACGAAGACAACTTCAGAGACCTCTGGGCTTCAAACTGCAGTAAAGAGACATCAGACTGCTTCTTACATCAGCAGACATTATTGCTTTAA
- the LOC133569822 gene encoding interferon regulatory factor 2-like isoform X4 has product MRPAGRLRLRMWLEEQIQSGKYPGVRWLDQSEKVFQIPWKHAARHSWSIDRDATLFRSWAMHTGRYHPDKHRADPKTWKANFRCALNSLPDVCELRERSRKSGSDAFRVYKMLPIAHARKKGSVGQQAKSSSEHQQRQPWQPASTTSSCTDDASPSIQSQDTWEQDQDQAGSELLEHFSSADPTSDLTWVQRGWRSHLLWDNWDGSFDDNFVSFHEDNFRDLWASNCSKETSDCFLHQQTLLL; this is encoded by the exons ATGCGACCAGCCGGGCGCCTCAGGCTGAGGATGTGGTTGGAGGAGCAGATCCAGTCTGGGAAATATCCCGGAGTTCGCTGGCTGGACCAG TCAGAGAAAGTTTTCCAAATCCCGTGGAAACACGCAGCTCGTCACAGCTGGAGTATCGACCGAGACGCCACTCTCTTCAGGAGCTGGGCCATGCACACAG GGCGATACCATCCAGACAAACACCGAGCGGATCCAAAGACGTGGAAGGCCAACTTCCGCTGTGCCTTGAACTCTCTGCCTGACGTGTGTGAGCTGCGTGAACGCAGCAGGAAGAGCGGCAGCGACGCCTTCAGAGTCTATAAGATGCTTCCCATCGCACACGCACGCAAGAAAG GGTCGGTGGGTCAGCAGGCCAAGAGCAGCAGCGAGCATCAGCAGCGGCAACCATGGCAACCTGCAAGCACCACTTCATCCTGCACAGACGATGCATCTCCAAGCATTCAAAGCCAAG ACACGTGGGAGCAGGACCAAGACCAGGCTGGATCCGAG TTACTGGAACACTTTAGCAGTGCTGACCCGACCAGCGACCTGACTTGGGTTCAGCGAGGATGGAGGTCACACCTACTCTGGGACAACTGGGACG gTTCATTTGATGATAACTTCGTCTCTTTCCACGAAGACAACTTCAGAGACCTCTGGGCTTCAAACTGCAGTAAAGAGACATCAGACTGCTTCTTACATCAGCAGACATTATTGCTTTAA
- the LOC133569822 gene encoding interferon regulatory factor 2-like isoform X3, producing MRPAGRLRLRMWLEEQIQSGKYPGVRWLDQSEKVFQIPWKHAARHSWSIDRDATLFRSWAMHTGRYHPDKHRADPKTWKANFRCALNSLPDVCELRERSRKSGSDAFRVYKMLPIAHARKKGSVGQQAKSSSEHQQRQPWQPASTTSSCTDDASPSIQSQDTWEQDQDQAGSEQLLEHFSSADPTSDLTWVQRGWRSHLLWDNWDGSFDDNFVSFHEDNFRDLWASNCSKETSDCFLHQQTLLL from the exons ATGCGACCAGCCGGGCGCCTCAGGCTGAGGATGTGGTTGGAGGAGCAGATCCAGTCTGGGAAATATCCCGGAGTTCGCTGGCTGGACCAG TCAGAGAAAGTTTTCCAAATCCCGTGGAAACACGCAGCTCGTCACAGCTGGAGTATCGACCGAGACGCCACTCTCTTCAGGAGCTGGGCCATGCACACAG GGCGATACCATCCAGACAAACACCGAGCGGATCCAAAGACGTGGAAGGCCAACTTCCGCTGTGCCTTGAACTCTCTGCCTGACGTGTGTGAGCTGCGTGAACGCAGCAGGAAGAGCGGCAGCGACGCCTTCAGAGTCTATAAGATGCTTCCCATCGCACACGCACGCAAGAAAG GGTCGGTGGGTCAGCAGGCCAAGAGCAGCAGCGAGCATCAGCAGCGGCAACCATGGCAACCTGCAAGCACCACTTCATCCTGCACAGACGATGCATCTCCAAGCATTCAAAGCCAAG ACACGTGGGAGCAGGACCAAGACCAGGCTGGATCCGAG CAGTTACTGGAACACTTTAGCAGTGCTGACCCGACCAGCGACCTGACTTGGGTTCAGCGAGGATGGAGGTCACACCTACTCTGGGACAACTGGGACG gTTCATTTGATGATAACTTCGTCTCTTTCCACGAAGACAACTTCAGAGACCTCTGGGCTTCAAACTGCAGTAAAGAGACATCAGACTGCTTCTTACATCAGCAGACATTATTGCTTTAA
- the LOC133569822 gene encoding interferon regulatory factor 2-like isoform X1 produces the protein MRPAGRLRLRMWLEEQIQSGKYPGVRWLDQSEKVFQIPWKHAARHSWSIDRDATLFRSWAMHTGRYHPDKHRADPKTWKANFRCALNSLPDVCELRERSRKSGSDAFRVYKMLPIAHARKKGSVGQQAKSSSEHQQRQPWQPASTTSSCTDDASPSIQSQDTWEQDQDQAGSEQLLEHFSSADPTSDLTWVQRGWRSHLLWDNWDAQSHGPHQSWGCHRRAACISSFDDNFVSFHEDNFRDLWASNCSKETSDCFLHQQTLLL, from the exons ATGCGACCAGCCGGGCGCCTCAGGCTGAGGATGTGGTTGGAGGAGCAGATCCAGTCTGGGAAATATCCCGGAGTTCGCTGGCTGGACCAG TCAGAGAAAGTTTTCCAAATCCCGTGGAAACACGCAGCTCGTCACAGCTGGAGTATCGACCGAGACGCCACTCTCTTCAGGAGCTGGGCCATGCACACAG GGCGATACCATCCAGACAAACACCGAGCGGATCCAAAGACGTGGAAGGCCAACTTCCGCTGTGCCTTGAACTCTCTGCCTGACGTGTGTGAGCTGCGTGAACGCAGCAGGAAGAGCGGCAGCGACGCCTTCAGAGTCTATAAGATGCTTCCCATCGCACACGCACGCAAGAAAG GGTCGGTGGGTCAGCAGGCCAAGAGCAGCAGCGAGCATCAGCAGCGGCAACCATGGCAACCTGCAAGCACCACTTCATCCTGCACAGACGATGCATCTCCAAGCATTCAAAGCCAAG ACACGTGGGAGCAGGACCAAGACCAGGCTGGATCCGAG CAGTTACTGGAACACTTTAGCAGTGCTGACCCGACCAGCGACCTGACTTGGGTTCAGCGAGGATGGAGGTCACACCTACTCTGGGACAACTGGGACG CTCAGTCGCACGGGCCACATCAAAGTTGGGGCTGCCATCGAAGGGCCGCATGTATCA gTTCATTTGATGATAACTTCGTCTCTTTCCACGAAGACAACTTCAGAGACCTCTGGGCTTCAAACTGCAGTAAAGAGACATCAGACTGCTTCTTACATCAGCAGACATTATTGCTTTAA
- the il4r.1 gene encoding interleukin 4 receptor, tandem duplicate 1 isoform X2 codes for MGVTLFSGTIAHNSSKTFPNEEVRPHIFELEHNCSKVSARIKKRKEKETIAFFWLKMFAVLFLHVGTIATSAALPGVNFDCTNNGERLMTCNFEAQNCTDYNVSLWSHEGERYCLPLQSASGICLCSVDMTLVPDETHLASLQRGGKDVESKNITVKYHIKPNAPSIVSVKESNGNVVVKWQSHINRISLREDMMTNVTYRKEGDTKEVSEIVRVLTADEPCYLEILGEHLAPSTTYVVTAQNFLERGYQPSDRSEEYRFTSPPSPQRLLVAVIISLSLVAVIATCATYGCYVKCRAKYWDSVGDYQNSKLLDLNRSEQEVLKPTAPIISSIYVEPPTDNIKSWSKGSSTESLLQSSGISSGPSSLSGTCTDAVDIITGVQVAISKALMNISPMSLSTNHPLTSSLQPACLGPCNREHFLGSYECDNTTTYSSIVPSCPPQMKTEQSQSGTMCQFEYQDAGVTSTCPDKQASACEDIALPTMVSSYILTSTFCQQGTRDSGRFSHSDESLNCSKASVNGDVASKTGDGHMSLKQMFAGDDDGSLPVCSNYQMFQGLRMHTGILFTDLKSSGKGENSGKFPQKTEDAIKGDTADSFTLARSQESLLVHGDYQAFQGIVKQPGAKIADQKSVGKDEALETFLETTEDASKSNKVNSFMLARSQDSLLVHGDYQAFQGLVKQPGAKIADQKSAGNNEDLEKFLETIEDASKGKKADGFMFAKSQDSLPVNGNYKALQGLNRQSDIKFADLTSSRKEEDLEKFLEKTSEDASEGKKSDGIMLVRSQDSLLVDSNYKAMQGLVTLPCSMTAHQKRVGKEEDLEKFRGKTSEKSSKGDKSDSFMLARSEASLLVEDKALNGLVKHSGNTFAAQKSTGGEEQLKFLDLVSHHMQTPFLPATDQQHEIITVSGYKNV; via the exons GAGTGAATTTTGATTGTACCAACAACGGTGAGAGGCTGATGACATGTAACTTTGAGGCTCAAAATTGCACTGACTACAACGTGTCCCTCTGGAGCCACGAAGG TGAGCGCTACTGTCTTCCTCTTCAGTCTGCGAGTGGAATATGTCTCTGCTCCGTGGATATGACTCTGGTACCAGACGAGACTCACCTGGCATCTCTTCAGAGAGGCGGAAAAGATGTGGAATCCAAAAACATCACAGTAAAATACCACA TAAAACCAAACGCCCCATCCATCGTCTCAGTGAAGGAGTCAAATGGGAATGTTGTAGTGAAGTGGCAGTCACACATCAATAGAATCAGTTTAAGGGAAGACATGATGACAAATGTGACTTATCGCAAAGAAGGAGACACAAAAGAG GTGTCTGAAATTGTCAGGGTTCTAACAGCAGATGAGCCGTGTTACCTTGAAATACTCGGGGAACACTTGGCGCCCAGCACAACATATGTGGTCACCGCGCAGAACTTTCTGGAACGGGGATACCAGCCGAGCGACCGCAGCGAGGAGTACAGATTTACGAGCC CCCCATCACCTCAACGCTTACTGGTGGCAGTCATCATCAGCCTCAGCCTGGTAGCCGTCATTGCCACCTGTGCGACGTATGGCTGTTATGTGAA GTGTCGAGCCAAGTACTGGGACTCGGTCGGAGATTATCAAAATTCCAAACTTCTCGATTTAAATCGTAGTGAACAAGAG gtttTGAAGCCTACAGCGCCCATCATCTCATCTATCTATGTTGAGCCGCCCACAGATAACATCAAATCATG GTCTAAAGGTTCCAGCACCGAGAGCCTCCTTCAAAGCAGCGGAATCAGCAGCGGCCCGTCTTCTCTCAGTGGCACGTGCACAGACGCTGTTGACATTATCACGGGTGTCCAGGTGGCGATCAGCAAAGCCCTGATGAACATCAGCCCAATGTCACTGTCGACCAACCATCCCCTGACCAGTAGTCTACAGCCCGCTTGCCTCGGTCCCTGCAATCGCGAGCACTTTTTAGGTTCATACGAATGTGACAATACAACAACATACTCCTCCATCGTGCCAAGCTGTCCACCCCAGATGAAGACCGAACAGTCCCAGTCTGGAACAATGTGCCAATTTGAGTACCAAGACGCAGGTGTCACGTCCACCTGCCCCGACAAGCAAGCGTCGGCTTGCGAAGACATCGCATTACCAACCATGGTTTCATCTTACATACTGACTAGTACGTTTTGCCAGCAGGGAACTCGAGACTCGGGCAGATTTTCACACTCTGACGAGTCCCTCAACTGCAGCAAAGCAAGCGTGAATGGAGACGTCGCATCTAAAACGGGGGACGGACACATGagcctgaagcagatgtttgcaGGTGATGATGACGGCAGTCTTCCAGTCTGTAGCAACTACCAAATGTTTCAGGGTTTAAGAATGCACACTGGCATTTTGTTTACCGACTTGAAAAGTAGTGGAAAAGGTGAGAACTCTGGGAAGTTTCCACAAAAAACAGAAGATGCCATTAAAGGTGATACGGCTGACAGCTTCACCCTTGCAAGATCACAAGAGAGTCTTCTAGTGCATGGCGACTACCAGGCATTTCAGGGTATAGTGAAACAGCCTGGTGCTAAAATTGCAGATCAGAAAAGTGTTGGCAAAGATGAAGCCTTGGAGACATTTCTAGAAACAACAGAAGATGCCAGTAAAAGCAATAAGGTCAACAGCTTCATGCTTGCAAGATCACAAGACAGTCTTCTGGTGCATGGCGACTATCAAGCATTTCAGGGTTTAGTGAAACAGCCAGGTGCTAAGATTGCAGACCAAAAAAGTGCTGGCAATAATGAAGACTTGGAGAAGTTTCTAGAAACAATAGAAGATGCCAGTAAAGGTAAAAAGGCGGACGGCTTCATGTTCGCAAAGTCACAAGACAGTCTTCCAGTCAATGGCAACTACAAAGCATTGCAGGGTTTAAATAGGCAATCTGACATTAAGTTTGCAGACCTGACAAGTAGCAGGAAAGAGGAAGACTTAGAGAAGTTTCTAGAAAAAACATCAGAAGATGCCAGTGAAGGTAAAAAGTCTGACGGAATCATGCTCGTAAGATCACAAGATAGTCTTCTAGTCGATAGCAACTACAAAGCAATGCAGGGTTTAGTGACGCTACCTTGTTCTATGACTGCACACCAGAAACGTGTTGGGAAAGAAGAAGACTTGGAGAAGTTTCGAGGAAAAACATCAGAAAAGTCCAGTAAAGGTGATAAGTCAGACAGCTTCATGCTCGCAAGATCAGAAGCTAGTCTTTTAGTGGAGGACAAAGCATTGAATGGTTTAGTGAAGCATTCTGGAAATACATTTGCAGCGCAGAAAAGTACTGGAGGAGAAGAACAATTGAAGTTTCTTGACTTAGTTTCACATCACATGCAGACGCCTTTTTTGCCCGCTACTGACCAGCAGCATGAAATTATCACTGTGAGCGGCTACAAAAATGTGTAG
- the il4r.1 gene encoding interleukin 4 receptor, tandem duplicate 1 isoform X1 produces MGVTLFSGTIAHNSSKTFPNEEVRPHIFELEHNCSKVSARIKKRKEKETIAFFWLKMFAVLFLHVGTIATSAALPGVNFDCTNNGERLMTCNFEAQNCTDYNVSLWSHEGYGERYCLPLQSASGICLCSVDMTLVPDETHLASLQRGGKDVESKNITVKYHIKPNAPSIVSVKESNGNVVVKWQSHINRISLREDMMTNVTYRKEGDTKEVSEIVRVLTADEPCYLEILGEHLAPSTTYVVTAQNFLERGYQPSDRSEEYRFTSPPSPQRLLVAVIISLSLVAVIATCATYGCYVKCRAKYWDSVGDYQNSKLLDLNRSEQEVLKPTAPIISSIYVEPPTDNIKSWSKGSSTESLLQSSGISSGPSSLSGTCTDAVDIITGVQVAISKALMNISPMSLSTNHPLTSSLQPACLGPCNREHFLGSYECDNTTTYSSIVPSCPPQMKTEQSQSGTMCQFEYQDAGVTSTCPDKQASACEDIALPTMVSSYILTSTFCQQGTRDSGRFSHSDESLNCSKASVNGDVASKTGDGHMSLKQMFAGDDDGSLPVCSNYQMFQGLRMHTGILFTDLKSSGKGENSGKFPQKTEDAIKGDTADSFTLARSQESLLVHGDYQAFQGIVKQPGAKIADQKSVGKDEALETFLETTEDASKSNKVNSFMLARSQDSLLVHGDYQAFQGLVKQPGAKIADQKSAGNNEDLEKFLETIEDASKGKKADGFMFAKSQDSLPVNGNYKALQGLNRQSDIKFADLTSSRKEEDLEKFLEKTSEDASEGKKSDGIMLVRSQDSLLVDSNYKAMQGLVTLPCSMTAHQKRVGKEEDLEKFRGKTSEKSSKGDKSDSFMLARSEASLLVEDKALNGLVKHSGNTFAAQKSTGGEEQLKFLDLVSHHMQTPFLPATDQQHEIITVSGYKNV; encoded by the exons GAGTGAATTTTGATTGTACCAACAACGGTGAGAGGCTGATGACATGTAACTTTGAGGCTCAAAATTGCACTGACTACAACGTGTCCCTCTGGAGCCACGAAGGGTATGG TGAGCGCTACTGTCTTCCTCTTCAGTCTGCGAGTGGAATATGTCTCTGCTCCGTGGATATGACTCTGGTACCAGACGAGACTCACCTGGCATCTCTTCAGAGAGGCGGAAAAGATGTGGAATCCAAAAACATCACAGTAAAATACCACA TAAAACCAAACGCCCCATCCATCGTCTCAGTGAAGGAGTCAAATGGGAATGTTGTAGTGAAGTGGCAGTCACACATCAATAGAATCAGTTTAAGGGAAGACATGATGACAAATGTGACTTATCGCAAAGAAGGAGACACAAAAGAG GTGTCTGAAATTGTCAGGGTTCTAACAGCAGATGAGCCGTGTTACCTTGAAATACTCGGGGAACACTTGGCGCCCAGCACAACATATGTGGTCACCGCGCAGAACTTTCTGGAACGGGGATACCAGCCGAGCGACCGCAGCGAGGAGTACAGATTTACGAGCC CCCCATCACCTCAACGCTTACTGGTGGCAGTCATCATCAGCCTCAGCCTGGTAGCCGTCATTGCCACCTGTGCGACGTATGGCTGTTATGTGAA GTGTCGAGCCAAGTACTGGGACTCGGTCGGAGATTATCAAAATTCCAAACTTCTCGATTTAAATCGTAGTGAACAAGAG gtttTGAAGCCTACAGCGCCCATCATCTCATCTATCTATGTTGAGCCGCCCACAGATAACATCAAATCATG GTCTAAAGGTTCCAGCACCGAGAGCCTCCTTCAAAGCAGCGGAATCAGCAGCGGCCCGTCTTCTCTCAGTGGCACGTGCACAGACGCTGTTGACATTATCACGGGTGTCCAGGTGGCGATCAGCAAAGCCCTGATGAACATCAGCCCAATGTCACTGTCGACCAACCATCCCCTGACCAGTAGTCTACAGCCCGCTTGCCTCGGTCCCTGCAATCGCGAGCACTTTTTAGGTTCATACGAATGTGACAATACAACAACATACTCCTCCATCGTGCCAAGCTGTCCACCCCAGATGAAGACCGAACAGTCCCAGTCTGGAACAATGTGCCAATTTGAGTACCAAGACGCAGGTGTCACGTCCACCTGCCCCGACAAGCAAGCGTCGGCTTGCGAAGACATCGCATTACCAACCATGGTTTCATCTTACATACTGACTAGTACGTTTTGCCAGCAGGGAACTCGAGACTCGGGCAGATTTTCACACTCTGACGAGTCCCTCAACTGCAGCAAAGCAAGCGTGAATGGAGACGTCGCATCTAAAACGGGGGACGGACACATGagcctgaagcagatgtttgcaGGTGATGATGACGGCAGTCTTCCAGTCTGTAGCAACTACCAAATGTTTCAGGGTTTAAGAATGCACACTGGCATTTTGTTTACCGACTTGAAAAGTAGTGGAAAAGGTGAGAACTCTGGGAAGTTTCCACAAAAAACAGAAGATGCCATTAAAGGTGATACGGCTGACAGCTTCACCCTTGCAAGATCACAAGAGAGTCTTCTAGTGCATGGCGACTACCAGGCATTTCAGGGTATAGTGAAACAGCCTGGTGCTAAAATTGCAGATCAGAAAAGTGTTGGCAAAGATGAAGCCTTGGAGACATTTCTAGAAACAACAGAAGATGCCAGTAAAAGCAATAAGGTCAACAGCTTCATGCTTGCAAGATCACAAGACAGTCTTCTGGTGCATGGCGACTATCAAGCATTTCAGGGTTTAGTGAAACAGCCAGGTGCTAAGATTGCAGACCAAAAAAGTGCTGGCAATAATGAAGACTTGGAGAAGTTTCTAGAAACAATAGAAGATGCCAGTAAAGGTAAAAAGGCGGACGGCTTCATGTTCGCAAAGTCACAAGACAGTCTTCCAGTCAATGGCAACTACAAAGCATTGCAGGGTTTAAATAGGCAATCTGACATTAAGTTTGCAGACCTGACAAGTAGCAGGAAAGAGGAAGACTTAGAGAAGTTTCTAGAAAAAACATCAGAAGATGCCAGTGAAGGTAAAAAGTCTGACGGAATCATGCTCGTAAGATCACAAGATAGTCTTCTAGTCGATAGCAACTACAAAGCAATGCAGGGTTTAGTGACGCTACCTTGTTCTATGACTGCACACCAGAAACGTGTTGGGAAAGAAGAAGACTTGGAGAAGTTTCGAGGAAAAACATCAGAAAAGTCCAGTAAAGGTGATAAGTCAGACAGCTTCATGCTCGCAAGATCAGAAGCTAGTCTTTTAGTGGAGGACAAAGCATTGAATGGTTTAGTGAAGCATTCTGGAAATACATTTGCAGCGCAGAAAAGTACTGGAGGAGAAGAACAATTGAAGTTTCTTGACTTAGTTTCACATCACATGCAGACGCCTTTTTTGCCCGCTACTGACCAGCAGCATGAAATTATCACTGTGAGCGGCTACAAAAATGTGTAG